The following are encoded together in the Cheilinus undulatus linkage group 3, ASM1832078v1, whole genome shotgun sequence genome:
- the LOC121507418 gene encoding G-protein coupled receptor 61-like, whose amino-acid sequence MEPMWNSSHRPPQLMSNVSASSLPEGWALSQTLALLAMLLIDLLAVVGNVAVMAVIAKAPQLHKFAFVFHLCVVDLLAALVLMPLGMLSSRAFFGEALCRSYLFLSVCLVSAAILSISVINVERYYYIIHPMRYEVKMTVGLVASVLVGIWVKALAMSALPLLAWFLQGGRIPLLEGNGVVGVGGGAAPPPPAQGHRRCSLHWTGGASNRMAFMVLFTLVYFLCPLLVILVVYCNMFKVARVAAMHHGPLPTWMDTPRRQRSESLSSRSTMVTSSGTGTGTGRATPQRPFGGGKAAAVLAAVGGQFLCCWLPYFTFHLYSALAASPPATLASLEEVVTWIGYFCFTSNPFFYGCLNRQIREELGKHLPCLFRRAGVDMEERLPSREGSIEENFLQFLQGTGCNLDPQNSHSTSSPKGEAGCPMAQPQATELGQPIPIDFRIPGQIAEETSEFIENEQAKNNHICSDN is encoded by the coding sequence ATGGAGCCGATGTGGAACTCCTCCCACCGGCCTCCACAGCTCATGTCAAACGTGTCTGCCTCCTCTCTGCCTGAGGGCTGGGCTCTGTCTCAGACCCTAGCCCTGCTGGCCATGCTGCTCATAGATCTGCTGGCTGTGGTGGGCAATGTGGCTGTCATGGCAGTGATCGCTAAGGCCCCACAGCTCCACAAGTTTGCCTTTGTCTTCCACCTGTGCGTGGTGGACCTGCTGGCGGCCCTGGTGCTCATGCCTCTTGGCATGCTCTCAAGCCGAGCCTTCTTTGGGGAAGCCCTGTGTCGGAGCTACCTCTTTCTCAGTGTGTGCCTGGTTAGTGCTGCCATCCTCTCTATCTCTGTCATAAATGTGGAGCGTTATTACTACATCATACACCCTATGCGCTATGAAGTAAAGATGACTGTTGGCCTCGTGGCATCAGTGCTGGTTGGGATTTGGGTCAAAGCTCTGGCCATGTCTGCACTGCCACTGCTCGCTTGGTTCCTACAAGGTGGAAGGATTCCTCTTCTAGAGGGAAATGGGGTTGTTGGAGTAGGTGGCGGGGCAGCTCCACCTCCCCCTGCTCAGGGCCACAGGCGCTGCTCACTGCACTGGACAGGTGGAGCGTCAAATCGCATGGCCTTCATGGTCCTATTCACCCTGGTCTATTTCCTGTGTCCTCTGCTGGTCATTCTCGTTGTGTACTGCAATATGTTCAAAGTGGCTCGGGTAGCGGCCATGCACCACGGGCCTCTGCCTACCTGGATGGACACACCTCGTCGTCAAAGGTCAGAATCTCTCAGCAGCCGCTCTACCATGGTTACCAGCTCGGGGACAGGGACTGGGACAGGAAGGGCAACCCCACAGCGACCCTTTGGGGGAGGAAAAGCTGCAGCAGTGTTGGCAGCAGTAGGAGGGCAGTTCCTTTGCTGCTGGCTGCCCTACTTCACTTTCCACCTGTATTCAGCGCTAGCTGCCAGCCCTCCTGCTACACTGGCCTCTCTGGAGGAAGTGGTCACCTGGATTGGCTACTTCTGCTTCACCTCCAATCCTTTCTTTTACGGCTGTCTTAACAGGCAGATAAGGGAGGAGCTGGGCAAGCATCTTCCTTGTCTATTTCGTAGAGCAGGAGTTGACATGGAGGAAAGACTGCCCAGCCGTGAAGGATCCATAGAGGAGAACTTCCTTCAATTTCTTCAGGGTACTGGCTGCAACTTGGATCCTCAAAACTCCCACAGCACCTCCAGTCCTAAAGGTGAGGCTGGCTGCCCCATGGCTCAGCCTCAAGCGACTGAGCTGGGACAGCCCATACCAATTGATTTTCGAATCCCTGGACAAATTGCAGAGGAGACTTCTGAGTTTATTGAGAATGAACAGGCGAAAAACAACCATATATGTtctgacaattaa